Proteins co-encoded in one Flavobacteriaceae bacterium MAR_2009_75 genomic window:
- a CDS encoding NADPH:quinone reductase-like Zn-dependent oxidoreductase (manually curated): MKAMLINNYGENGNFEVSEIEKPTVKANHVLVKIAASSVNTIDTMIKNMGTDLPLSPATPALLGMDFSGTVASVGDGVEGFKVGDEVYGCAGGLADLPGTLTEYIVADSNLVAHKPKGLTMRETAALPLVAITAYEGLTRAGVKAGQKVLVHGGSGGVGHLAVQLAKYFGAEVFATGTGDKQKEIVEKFGATFIDFKTEKVADYTAKYTDDGFDVVFDTVGGANLTNSIEAVALNGHISTTVSLCELDLTPLHFKGASLHVVFMLIPMLHNFKRDAHGNILERLAEISNKGHLTPIVDENKFSLEQVGDAYAHLQSGKAIGKIVVEN; encoded by the exons ATGAAAGCAATGCTTATAAACAACTACGGAGAAAACGGAAATTTCGAAGTATCAGAAATTGAAAAACCAACAGTAAAGGCAAATCACGTATTGGTAAAAATAGCGGCATCTAGTGTAAATACGATTGACACTATGATTAAGAATATGGGAACCGATTTACCATTATCTCCAGCTACACCAGCCTTATTAGGTATGGATTTCTCAGGAACTGTAGCATCGGTTGGAGATGGCGTAGAAGGTTTTAAAGTAGGCGATGAAGTATACGGTTGCGCTGGCGGATTAGCCGATTTACCAGGAACCTTAACTGAATATATTGTAGCGGATAGCAACCTTGTAGCACACAAACCAAAAGGCTTAACTATGCGCGAAACTGCAGCTTTACCATTAGTAGCTATTACAGCTTATGAAGGTTTAACTAGAGCAGGCGTAAAAGCAGGTCAGAAAGTATTGGTACACGGTGGTTCCGGCGGTGTTGGTCACTTAGCGGTACAGTTGGCAAAGTATTTTGGAGCAGAAGTTTTTGCTACAGGAACTGGTGACAAGCAAAAGGAAATCGTCGAAAAATTTGGTGCAACTTTTATCGATTTTAAAACTGAAAAGGTAGCAGATTATACTGCAAAATAC ACAGATGATGGTTTTGATGTGGTTTTTGATACCGTAGGTGGTGCAAACCTTACCAATTCAATTGAAGCTGTTGCCTTAAACGGACACATTTCTACTACGGTTTCGTTGTGTGAGTTAGATTTAACGCCATTGCATTTTAAAGGAGCATCATTACACGTGGTATTTATGCTAATACCAATGTTGCATAATTTTAAAAGAGATGCACACGGAAATATTTTAGAGCGATTAGCTGAAATTTCTAATAAAGGACATTTAACGCCAATAGTAGATGAAAACAAGTTTTCGTTGGAACAAGTTGGTGATGCTTATGCACATTTACAAAGCGGAAAAGCTATTGGTAAAATAGTAGTTGAGAACTAA